The proteins below come from a single Sphingomonas carotinifaciens genomic window:
- a CDS encoding SGNH/GDSL hydrolase family protein — translation MRFMMLAVGLGLVAASAFTQAPPLAITRIADTPATLRALPMQVGGRTVEDGAQLLRQWPGTYFESAFHGSTIAFAVGKGRVHLTARVDNGTPASLVEPKPGLYRIAGLTPGNHRLRIDVVSESQAEATAFGGIFAPAGTTARPLRARARRIEFIGDSHTVGYGNTATSNTCTQDQVWSTTDTARGLPGLLGARYDADYRVNAISGRGIVRNYDGFAADTLPQAYPYATLDHAHPADDRGWSPQVIVIALGTNDFSTPLRPTERWKTRDALHADYQQTYVRFVQTLRARHPAARIILWSTDLADGEIAAQIAQVHARLRAAGDTRLSYAPVHKLGFTGCHAHPDTADDAAIADAVARAIDADPAAWKG, via the coding sequence ATGCGGTTCATGATGTTGGCGGTGGGACTTGGCCTGGTTGCGGCGTCCGCCTTTACGCAGGCGCCGCCACTCGCCATCACCCGGATCGCGGACACACCCGCCACCTTGCGCGCGCTGCCGATGCAAGTCGGTGGCCGCACCGTGGAGGACGGCGCGCAACTGCTCCGCCAATGGCCCGGCACCTATTTCGAGAGCGCCTTTCATGGCTCCACCATCGCCTTTGCGGTCGGCAAGGGTCGCGTCCACCTCACCGCGCGCGTGGACAACGGCACTCCGGCGTCGCTGGTCGAACCCAAGCCCGGCCTCTACCGCATCGCCGGCCTGACGCCGGGCAACCACCGCCTGCGCATCGACGTGGTCAGCGAAAGTCAGGCGGAGGCGACCGCCTTTGGCGGCATCTTCGCGCCCGCCGGTACCACGGCGCGGCCGTTGCGCGCACGCGCCCGCCGCATCGAATTCATCGGCGACTCGCATACCGTCGGCTATGGCAACACCGCCACTTCGAACACCTGCACGCAGGATCAGGTCTGGTCGACCACCGACACTGCCCGGGGCCTGCCGGGCCTGCTCGGTGCGCGCTACGATGCCGATTACCGGGTCAATGCGATCTCCGGCCGCGGCATCGTGCGCAATTATGACGGGTTCGCCGCCGACACCCTGCCCCAGGCCTATCCTTATGCGACGCTCGACCACGCGCATCCCGCCGACGATCGCGGCTGGTCGCCGCAGGTGATCGTTATCGCGCTCGGCACCAACGACTTTTCCACCCCGCTGCGCCCGACGGAACGATGGAAGACGCGGGACGCTCTCCATGCGGATTATCAGCAGACCTATGTCCGCTTCGTGCAGACGCTGCGCGCCCGCCATCCCGCGGCACGGATCATCCTCTGGTCCACCGACCTCGCCGATGGCGAGATTGCGGCGCAGATCGCGCAGGTCCATGCCCGCCTGCGCGCGGCCGGCGACACCCGCCTGTCCTACGCTCCCGTGCACAAGCTGGGCTTCACCGGCTGCCACGCCCATCCCGATACCGCGGACGATGCCGCCATCGCCGATGCCGTTGCCAGGGCGATCGATGCTGACCCCGCCGCCTGGAAGGGGTGA